From one Sorangium aterium genomic stretch:
- a CDS encoding OmpA family protein translates to MSAQTRTFYLDRLYMAGAPDDSIALWRPQVAPETRFFGQFGLGLGLNPFRVENMLNDEQAAGRFSREHGSPVSSQLIGYFNGGVELLDRFSFQVGLPVIALQTSNPTNDPSVAGAEDAASPSTAALMDIRLDGRAILYRTEDRFFKLGANATAWVPTGSKLSFSGDNAASAMIGLSGEIDLKSMFFVLNTGVHFRPYSSLNDFAVTNEWRWGIGGFLPLRNGTLRLGAQIFGSTGLGRGTTFTGDNTPLEWMAEGRLALDQRKKGWLGAGAGTRLSGGYAPDFRMVAAIGYSFGISDVEPMSPGRRFQAVPPRAADTDKDGLPDDIDLCPTDPEDGKPPNPDDGCPALPDRDGDGIPDTSDKCPDQPEDFDKINDADGCPEDDADEDSIPDAKDACPKEPGQPSPEPTKNGCPQFIRRITGSSEIQILKQVQFATGSARILPNSYSILDEVVRLLKVNPEITLVAIEGHTDNRGSDQLNEKLSNDRAHSVRTYLIERGGIDPARLTAAGFGPKRPIEDNSTEAGRQKNRRVEFHIRESNTGGNKAGGDKGGGTVTP, encoded by the coding sequence GTGAGCGCACAGACGAGAACGTTCTACCTGGACCGGCTCTACATGGCCGGCGCTCCCGACGACTCGATCGCGCTCTGGCGACCGCAGGTGGCGCCGGAGACGCGCTTCTTCGGGCAGTTCGGGCTCGGGCTCGGCCTCAATCCCTTCCGGGTCGAGAACATGCTGAACGACGAGCAGGCCGCGGGGCGGTTCAGCAGGGAACACGGCTCGCCGGTGTCCTCGCAGCTCATCGGCTACTTCAACGGGGGCGTCGAGCTCCTCGACCGCTTCTCGTTCCAGGTGGGGCTGCCGGTCATCGCCCTCCAGACGAGCAACCCGACGAACGACCCGAGCGTCGCCGGCGCAGAGGACGCGGCGAGCCCTTCGACCGCCGCGCTCATGGACATACGGCTCGACGGGCGGGCGATCCTGTACCGCACCGAGGATCGCTTCTTCAAGCTGGGCGCCAACGCGACGGCGTGGGTGCCGACCGGCAGCAAGCTCTCGTTCTCGGGCGACAACGCCGCGAGCGCGATGATCGGGCTCTCCGGCGAGATCGATCTCAAGTCGATGTTCTTCGTCCTGAACACCGGGGTGCACTTCCGTCCGTACTCATCGCTCAACGACTTCGCCGTGACGAACGAGTGGAGGTGGGGGATCGGCGGCTTCCTCCCGCTCCGGAACGGGACGCTGCGGCTCGGCGCGCAGATCTTCGGATCGACGGGCCTCGGCCGGGGCACGACGTTCACGGGCGACAACACGCCGCTGGAGTGGATGGCCGAGGGGCGGCTCGCGCTCGATCAGCGCAAGAAGGGGTGGCTCGGGGCCGGCGCCGGAACGCGGCTGTCGGGCGGCTACGCGCCGGATTTCCGGATGGTCGCGGCCATCGGCTACTCGTTCGGCATCTCGGACGTCGAGCCCATGTCTCCCGGCAGGCGCTTCCAGGCGGTGCCGCCGCGCGCCGCGGATACGGACAAGGATGGGCTCCCGGACGACATCGATCTCTGCCCGACCGATCCCGAGGACGGCAAGCCGCCGAACCCCGACGACGGCTGCCCGGCGCTGCCCGATCGCGACGGCGACGGCATCCCCGACACGAGCGACAAGTGCCCGGATCAGCCCGAGGACTTCGACAAGATCAACGACGCCGACGGCTGCCCGGAGGACGACGCCGACGAGGACAGCATCCCGGACGCGAAGGACGCCTGCCCCAAGGAGCCGGGCCAGCCGAGCCCCGAGCCGACGAAGAACGGCTGCCCGCAGTTCATCCGTCGCATCACGGGGTCGAGCGAGATCCAGATCCTGAAGCAGGTGCAGTTCGCGACCGGCAGCGCGAGGATCCTGCCGAACAGCTACAGCATCCTCGACGAGGTCGTCCGGCTCCTCAAGGTGAACCCCGAGATCACGCTCGTCGCGATCGAGGGCCACACCGACAACCGGGGCTCGGACCAGCTCAACGAGAAGCTCTCGAACGATCGCGCTCACTCGGTGAGGACGTACCTGATCGAGCGGGGCGGCATCGATCCGGCGCGGCTCACGGCGGCGGGCTTTGGTCCGAAGCGGCCGATCGAGGACAACAGCACCGAGGCCGGGCGCCAGAAGAACCGGCGCGTCGAGTTCCACATCCGCGAGAGCAACACGGGTGGGAACAAGGCCGGCGGCGACAAGGGTGGCGGCACCGTCACGCCGTAG
- a CDS encoding thioredoxin domain-containing protein, with product MAAHKNRLASESSPYLLQHAHNPVAWYPWGAEALDLARREDKPILLSIGYAACHWCHVMERESFEDEAIAQHMNDLFVNIKVDREERPDLDHIYQLVVQLMGRSGGWPLTVFLTPDQRPFFAGTYFPPKDALGMPGFPKVLDKIADAFRKRRDDVEQQAQEITEAIERAQRAPARAAGVVAPASSDLLRRASRQLLARLDPRHGGIGSRPKFPNTMALDVLLRRGVLEGDRVAAEGVELTLDRMRDGGIWDHLRGGFHRYSTDERWLVPHFEKMLYDNALLLRLYADGFRAFRKPIYAETAREIVGYLFAEMRDPEGGFYASQDADSEGSEGKFFVWTLDQLRDAVGEDRLAYDVARLVFGITEEGNFEESGATVLSQHRTLEQAAAVIDEGAGGGSSTHLDRCREALARARAAMLAAREARPRPARDDKVLASWNGLLIGALADAGRALDEPAWVDAAARAFALLERKLIRGGRVGRYLKDGAPAGAKGERGGSGAALGDVRPGFLDDQAYLGNAALDLYEATSDPRYVGVARAIADAMIAHHWDEATPGFFFTPDDGDALIARTQDIYDQAAPSAASMAALLCLRLSEIADERYLSPAERQLEVLAPTALENAFGLGQTVCVLDRLTRGAVTIVVIGEAGSAAAAELAREAFKAYLPNRAIVLVDPGRPESAAAVKVVAEGKPARPGEAVAYTCRGRTCSAPVTTPADLKALLG from the coding sequence ATGGCAGCCCACAAGAACAGGCTCGCGAGCGAGTCGTCGCCGTACCTCCTGCAGCACGCGCACAACCCGGTCGCGTGGTACCCGTGGGGCGCCGAGGCGCTCGATCTCGCTCGCCGAGAGGACAAGCCGATCCTCCTGTCCATCGGCTACGCCGCCTGCCACTGGTGCCACGTGATGGAGCGCGAGTCGTTCGAGGACGAGGCGATCGCCCAGCACATGAACGACCTCTTCGTGAACATCAAGGTCGACCGGGAAGAGCGGCCCGATCTCGATCACATCTACCAGCTCGTCGTGCAGCTCATGGGCCGGAGCGGCGGCTGGCCGCTGACGGTGTTCCTCACCCCGGACCAGCGCCCCTTCTTCGCGGGCACGTACTTCCCGCCGAAGGACGCGCTCGGCATGCCCGGCTTCCCGAAGGTGCTCGACAAGATCGCCGACGCCTTCAGGAAGCGGCGCGACGACGTCGAGCAGCAGGCGCAGGAGATCACCGAGGCCATCGAGCGCGCGCAGCGCGCGCCGGCGCGCGCTGCAGGCGTCGTCGCGCCCGCGTCGTCGGATCTGCTCCGGCGCGCGTCGCGGCAGCTGCTCGCGCGCCTCGACCCCCGCCACGGCGGCATCGGATCGCGGCCGAAGTTCCCGAACACGATGGCGCTCGACGTGCTGCTCCGCCGCGGCGTGCTGGAGGGCGACCGCGTCGCGGCGGAGGGCGTCGAGCTCACGCTGGACAGGATGCGGGACGGCGGCATCTGGGATCACCTGCGCGGCGGCTTCCACCGCTACTCGACGGACGAGCGCTGGCTCGTGCCCCACTTCGAGAAGATGCTCTACGACAACGCGCTCCTCCTGCGCCTCTACGCCGACGGGTTCCGCGCGTTCAGGAAGCCGATCTACGCCGAGACGGCGCGTGAGATCGTCGGCTACCTGTTCGCCGAGATGCGCGACCCGGAGGGCGGCTTCTACGCGTCGCAGGACGCCGACTCGGAGGGGAGCGAGGGCAAGTTCTTCGTGTGGACGCTCGATCAGCTCCGCGACGCCGTCGGCGAGGATCGGCTCGCGTACGACGTGGCCCGCCTCGTCTTCGGCATCACCGAGGAGGGCAACTTCGAGGAAAGCGGCGCGACGGTGCTCTCGCAGCACCGCACGCTCGAGCAGGCCGCGGCGGTCATCGACGAAGGCGCGGGAGGGGGCTCCTCGACCCACCTCGATCGCTGCCGCGAGGCGCTCGCGCGCGCCAGGGCCGCGATGCTCGCGGCGCGCGAGGCGAGGCCTCGGCCGGCGCGCGACGACAAGGTGCTCGCGAGCTGGAACGGGCTGCTCATCGGGGCGCTCGCCGACGCGGGCCGCGCGCTGGACGAGCCCGCCTGGGTCGACGCCGCGGCGCGCGCCTTCGCGCTGCTCGAGCGGAAGCTCATCCGCGGCGGCCGCGTCGGCCGTTACCTCAAGGACGGCGCGCCCGCAGGCGCGAAGGGCGAGCGCGGCGGCTCCGGCGCGGCCCTGGGCGACGTCCGGCCAGGGTTCCTCGACGACCAGGCGTACCTCGGGAACGCGGCGCTCGATCTGTACGAGGCCACCTCCGACCCGCGCTACGTCGGCGTCGCGCGCGCGATCGCGGACGCGATGATCGCGCACCACTGGGACGAGGCCACGCCCGGGTTCTTCTTCACGCCGGACGACGGCGACGCGCTGATCGCGCGCACGCAGGACATCTACGACCAGGCCGCGCCCTCGGCCGCCTCGATGGCGGCGCTCCTCTGCCTTCGCCTCTCCGAGATCGCCGACGAGCGTTACCTCTCACCGGCGGAGCGGCAGCTGGAGGTCCTCGCGCCGACGGCGCTCGAGAACGCCTTCGGTCTCGGCCAGACCGTGTGCGTGCTCGACCGCCTGACGCGCGGCGCGGTGACGATCGTGGTGATCGGCGAGGCGGGCTCGGCGGCGGCAGCCGAGCTCGCGCGCGAGGCGTTCAAGGCGTACCTGCCGAATCGGGCGATCGTGCTCGTGGATCCGGGTCGGCCTGAGAGCGCCGCGGCGGTGAAGGTCGTCGCCGAGGGCAAGCCCGCGCGCCCTGGCGAGGCGGTCGCCTACACGTGCCGCGGGCGGACGTGCTCGGCGCCCGTCACGACGCCGGCCGACCTCAAGGCGCTGCTGGGGTAA
- a CDS encoding beta-ketoacyl-[acyl-carrier-protein] synthase family protein gives MRRRVVVTGIGAVCPLGNDAATTWQNLLAGRSGVDYIRDFPVDRLRSDIAASVKGFDVGRYLSPKEAEIYGRVTHFSLAAAVEALREAGIVPIERAPAAEDEAERAGARAQGAPPLATAPASGLDRTRIGCLMSTGMGSVEIFEEQVARSAARGPRAVSPYFIPGVMPNGAAALISMRYGLMGPSYNLASACATGTHSIATSALMIEAGEADVMVAGGAEAATRLNTVAGFGNAKALARAVDGDPARASRPFDRRRQGFVMGEGAGALVLEEEQHALARGAKPLAVVAGFGMTTDAEHLTRPHSGGLGLALAVERALARAGTAPEAIGYINPHATSTPQGDAAEVLALRRVFGERLARIPISATKSMIGHLLGGAGAVETIAVVCSLRDQLLHPSINVDELDPECSLDVVRERRAVDLRHAVKCSAGFGGHNCALVLERA, from the coding sequence ATGCGAAGGCGGGTCGTCGTGACCGGGATCGGCGCCGTTTGCCCGCTGGGCAACGACGCCGCCACCACCTGGCAGAACCTCCTCGCGGGCCGGTCCGGCGTGGACTACATCCGCGATTTCCCCGTCGACAGGCTCCGCAGCGACATCGCGGCCAGCGTGAAGGGGTTCGATGTCGGGAGGTACCTGTCGCCCAAAGAAGCGGAGATCTACGGCCGCGTGACCCACTTCAGCCTCGCGGCCGCGGTGGAGGCGCTGCGCGAGGCCGGCATCGTGCCGATCGAGCGCGCCCCTGCCGCGGAAGACGAGGCGGAACGCGCGGGCGCGCGGGCACAGGGCGCGCCGCCGCTCGCCACCGCGCCAGCGAGCGGCCTCGACCGGACCCGCATCGGGTGCCTGATGTCCACGGGCATGGGGTCGGTCGAGATCTTCGAAGAGCAGGTCGCCAGGAGCGCGGCGCGCGGCCCGCGGGCGGTGTCGCCCTACTTCATCCCGGGCGTCATGCCGAACGGCGCGGCGGCGCTCATCTCCATGCGGTACGGGCTCATGGGGCCGTCGTACAACCTCGCGAGCGCGTGCGCGACGGGCACGCACTCGATCGCGACCTCGGCCCTCATGATCGAGGCGGGCGAGGCCGACGTGATGGTCGCGGGGGGCGCCGAGGCAGCGACGCGCCTCAACACCGTCGCGGGCTTCGGCAATGCGAAGGCGCTCGCCAGGGCCGTCGACGGCGACCCCGCGCGCGCGAGCCGCCCGTTCGACCGGCGCCGCCAGGGCTTCGTGATGGGCGAGGGAGCAGGCGCGCTCGTGCTCGAGGAGGAGCAGCACGCGCTCGCGCGCGGCGCGAAGCCGCTCGCCGTCGTGGCCGGCTTCGGGATGACCACGGACGCGGAGCACCTCACGCGGCCGCACTCAGGGGGGCTCGGGCTCGCGCTCGCGGTGGAGCGAGCCCTCGCCAGGGCCGGCACGGCGCCGGAGGCGATCGGCTACATCAACCCGCACGCGACCTCGACGCCGCAGGGCGACGCCGCCGAGGTGCTGGCGCTGCGGCGCGTCTTCGGCGAGCGCCTCGCGCGCATCCCGATCTCGGCGACCAAGTCGATGATCGGGCACCTGCTCGGCGGCGCCGGCGCCGTCGAGACGATCGCGGTCGTGTGCTCGCTGCGCGACCAGCTGCTGCACCCGTCCATCAACGTGGATGAGCTCGATCCGGAGTGCTCCCTGGACGTCGTGCGGGAGCGGCGGGCGGTCGATCTGCGTCACGCGGTCAAGTGCTCGGCGGGCTTCGGCGGGCACAACTGCGCGCTGGTGCTGGAGCGGGCGTAG
- a CDS encoding acyl-ACP desaturase, whose product MSRLEEKIFQEYMTFFEKAERERRWNVFQDIPWERVNRDASEELALCAETFCSVEMYLPDYVANGINLVRKYFGQAWFQANWAYEESKHSLTLMQYLLRSGKRTEEQLTDLQNQIFEKKWDLPFHTPRQMTFYGCVQEMATFVIYVKHRERAATEGDECLRAIYDYIARDEIAHCRFYQSVIKVLLEEDRPGTLADMAHVFANFEMPGVGIVPDYDSRILKMREAGVDRNVFIQKVYMPILKYLGVSRHEMLAAQRTALELRRGGEGRRDTSIEGRAGAPNLDNAAPQVLSA is encoded by the coding sequence ATGAGCCGGCTGGAGGAGAAGATCTTCCAGGAGTACATGACGTTCTTCGAGAAGGCGGAGCGCGAGCGCCGCTGGAACGTCTTCCAGGACATCCCGTGGGAGCGCGTGAACAGGGACGCGAGCGAGGAGCTCGCCCTGTGCGCGGAGACCTTCTGCTCGGTCGAGATGTACCTGCCGGACTACGTGGCGAACGGCATCAACCTCGTGCGGAAGTACTTCGGCCAGGCGTGGTTCCAGGCCAACTGGGCCTATGAGGAGTCGAAGCACTCGCTCACGCTGATGCAGTACCTCCTGCGCTCCGGCAAGCGCACGGAGGAGCAGCTCACCGATCTACAGAACCAGATCTTCGAGAAGAAGTGGGACCTCCCGTTCCACACGCCGCGGCAGATGACGTTCTACGGCTGCGTGCAGGAGATGGCGACGTTCGTCATCTACGTGAAGCACCGGGAGCGGGCCGCGACGGAGGGCGACGAGTGCCTGCGGGCGATCTACGACTACATCGCCCGCGACGAGATCGCCCATTGCCGCTTCTACCAGAGCGTCATCAAGGTGCTGCTCGAGGAGGACCGGCCGGGGACGCTCGCGGACATGGCGCACGTGTTCGCGAACTTCGAGATGCCGGGCGTCGGGATCGTCCCCGACTACGACTCGCGCATCCTGAAGATGCGCGAGGCCGGCGTCGACCGGAACGTGTTCATCCAGAAGGTCTACATGCCGATCCTCAAGTACCTCGGCGTGAGCCGGCACGAGATGCTCGCCGCCCAGCGCACAGCGCTCGAGCTTCGCCGCGGCGGTGAGGGCCGCCGTGACACCTCGATCGAGGGCCGCGCAGGCGCTCCCAACCTGGACAACGCCGCGCCCCAGGTGCTGTCCGCCTGA
- a CDS encoding acyl carrier protein — translation MTDKTNLLEMFKTVAARVDKREFPNVTATSVITELGIDSLSMMQIVGEMETELGIMIPDEDLVELITVGDLCKKVGERLEAIV, via the coding sequence ATGACGGACAAGACCAATCTGCTCGAGATGTTCAAGACGGTTGCCGCCCGGGTGGACAAGCGCGAGTTCCCCAATGTCACCGCGACGTCCGTGATCACCGAGCTCGGCATCGACTCGCTCTCGATGATGCAGATCGTCGGAGAGATGGAGACAGAGCTCGGGATCATGATTCCGGACGAGGATCTGGTCGAGCTCATCACCGTGGGCGACCTCTGCAAGAAGGTCGGGGAGCGGCTGGAGGCGATCGTATGA
- a CDS encoding class I SAM-dependent methyltransferase, producing the protein MGSSKAEVEVSYDVSNEFFRLWLDERMNYTCAVYESPEQSLEAAQLNKLRILSDFAKAGPGKKVLDIGCGWGAALEYVATTRGVTRAVGVTLSTAQAAEVNARKIPGVEVVGGDFRTFATAERFDSLISICMIDHLCSPEEARQGKAIDIYRAYFKKAWELTSKGAWFGLQTILRNRTPRMTPWGGLPGGTKKELEDIYFVTREIFPGGLNPRLEDIIQAANPYWEVMQVNTRREHYQRTTAEWLRRLKLNEKTIRSTWGDKVFDDYDRYLSTCVNAFDKHYSSLAQYELRRID; encoded by the coding sequence ATGGGATCCAGTAAGGCCGAGGTCGAGGTCAGCTACGACGTCTCGAACGAGTTCTTCAGGCTCTGGCTCGACGAGCGCATGAACTACACATGCGCCGTCTACGAGTCCCCCGAGCAGTCGCTCGAGGCCGCGCAGCTGAACAAGCTCCGGATCCTGTCGGACTTCGCCAAGGCGGGGCCCGGGAAGAAGGTGCTCGACATCGGCTGCGGCTGGGGCGCGGCGCTCGAGTACGTGGCCACGACGCGCGGCGTGACGCGCGCGGTCGGCGTCACCCTGTCCACCGCGCAGGCCGCCGAGGTGAACGCCCGGAAGATCCCCGGCGTCGAGGTGGTCGGCGGCGATTTCCGGACCTTCGCGACGGCCGAGCGGTTCGACAGCCTCATCTCGATCTGCATGATCGATCACCTGTGCTCGCCGGAGGAGGCGCGCCAGGGCAAGGCCATCGACATCTATCGGGCTTACTTCAAGAAGGCCTGGGAGCTCACGAGCAAGGGCGCCTGGTTCGGCCTCCAGACCATCCTCCGCAACCGTACGCCGCGGATGACGCCCTGGGGTGGGCTCCCCGGCGGCACGAAGAAAGAGCTGGAGGACATCTACTTCGTCACGCGGGAGATCTTCCCCGGGGGGCTGAACCCTCGGCTCGAGGACATCATCCAGGCGGCGAACCCCTACTGGGAGGTGATGCAGGTGAACACGCGGCGCGAGCACTACCAGCGCACCACCGCGGAGTGGCTCCGCCGGCTCAAGCTGAACGAGAAGACCATCCGGTCGACGTGGGGGGACAAGGTCTTCGACGACTACGATCGTTACCTGTCGACGTGCGTGAACGCGTTCGACAAGCACTACAGCTCCCTCGCTCAATACGAGCTTCGCAGGATCGACTGA
- a CDS encoding fatty acyl-AMP ligase, with product MRTFVEVLQQNSVHADRAVTFVRSSGEERAITYAELWIEARRRAYALRKLGLRKGDRVALILTEADEFVLTFVGALTAGIVAVPMYPPQSLAKLEAYGETVQHILEASGASVLVTNEQLKEMIDAYLAANGESRDALPGLRVVLERDLRAPDPFDASDAGEPWRVSLDDLAFLQFTSGSTSRPKGVMVTHRNLTVNSHAIMFDGLRSTPEDRGVSWLPLYHDMGLIGFVIAPLYALVPVMFLPTTAFIRRPSLWLDAIHRFRGTITFAPNFAFALATRAVTDAQAGSWDLSCVRALGCGAEPIQADVLRAFLRRFGERGLRPESILPSYGMAEATLAITFSDLKAPLTTDRVDAKAMQAGKAWPANGGASLELVSCGRPLPCHELIIAGPDGSPLGPREVGEIWVRGPSVAAGYFNEPEATEAAFGGGWLRTGDLGYTVAGEVYLCGRSKDLIILGGKNYFPQDIERIASSVEGVREGHCVAFSCLTAEGAERAIVVAEAKRSVAGVAQAITQAVRAQLGVQLSEVALIKRGTLAKTSSGKVRRREMKRRFEAGELEVASDIDEGATPSPHGDVVRAGGPGSRTEGGRAGGAPARVEGVIDGIQ from the coding sequence ATGCGCACGTTCGTCGAAGTCCTTCAGCAGAATTCGGTGCACGCCGACCGCGCAGTCACGTTCGTTCGCAGCTCGGGGGAGGAGCGAGCGATCACCTACGCCGAGCTCTGGATCGAGGCGAGGCGCCGGGCCTACGCGCTTCGCAAGCTCGGGCTCCGCAAGGGCGACCGGGTCGCGCTGATCCTGACGGAGGCCGACGAGTTCGTCCTGACCTTCGTGGGCGCGCTGACGGCAGGCATCGTCGCCGTCCCGATGTACCCGCCGCAGTCGCTGGCCAAGCTCGAGGCGTACGGCGAGACCGTGCAGCACATCCTCGAGGCGTCAGGCGCCAGCGTGCTCGTCACGAACGAGCAGCTCAAGGAGATGATCGACGCCTACCTCGCGGCGAACGGCGAGAGCCGCGATGCCCTGCCGGGGCTGCGCGTCGTCCTCGAGCGTGACCTGCGCGCGCCCGACCCGTTCGACGCATCGGACGCGGGCGAGCCGTGGCGCGTGTCCCTCGACGACCTCGCGTTCCTGCAGTTCACGTCGGGGAGCACCTCGCGGCCGAAGGGCGTGATGGTGACCCACCGCAACCTGACGGTGAACAGCCACGCCATCATGTTCGACGGGCTGCGCTCCACCCCGGAAGATCGCGGCGTCAGCTGGCTGCCCCTCTACCACGACATGGGGCTCATCGGCTTCGTCATCGCGCCGCTCTACGCGCTCGTGCCGGTGATGTTCCTGCCGACGACGGCGTTCATCCGCCGCCCCTCGCTCTGGCTCGACGCGATCCACAGGTTCCGCGGCACGATCACCTTTGCCCCGAACTTCGCCTTCGCCCTCGCCACGCGCGCCGTCACCGACGCGCAGGCGGGCAGCTGGGACCTCTCCTGCGTGCGCGCGCTCGGGTGCGGCGCCGAGCCGATCCAGGCCGACGTGCTCCGCGCGTTCCTCCGCCGCTTCGGCGAGCGGGGGCTCCGCCCGGAGAGCATCCTGCCCTCGTACGGCATGGCCGAGGCCACGCTGGCGATCACGTTCAGCGACCTCAAGGCCCCGCTCACCACCGATCGCGTGGACGCGAAGGCGATGCAGGCCGGCAAGGCGTGGCCCGCGAACGGCGGCGCGTCGCTGGAGCTCGTCTCCTGCGGTCGCCCCCTCCCCTGCCACGAGCTCATCATCGCGGGCCCCGACGGATCGCCGCTCGGCCCGCGCGAGGTCGGGGAGATCTGGGTGCGCGGCCCGAGCGTCGCCGCCGGCTACTTCAACGAGCCAGAGGCGACCGAGGCCGCGTTCGGAGGGGGCTGGCTGCGGACAGGCGATCTCGGCTATACCGTCGCCGGCGAGGTGTACCTCTGCGGCCGCTCCAAGGATCTCATCATCCTGGGCGGCAAGAACTACTTCCCCCAGGACATCGAGCGCATCGCGTCCTCCGTCGAGGGGGTGCGCGAGGGCCACTGCGTCGCGTTCTCGTGCCTCACCGCCGAGGGGGCCGAGCGCGCGATCGTCGTCGCCGAGGCCAAGCGGAGCGTCGCCGGCGTCGCGCAGGCGATCACCCAGGCCGTGCGCGCCCAGCTCGGCGTGCAGCTGTCCGAGGTCGCGCTGATCAAGCGGGGGACGCTGGCGAAGACGTCGAGCGGCAAGGTGCGGCGCCGCGAGATGAAGCGGCGCTTCGAGGCCGGCGAGCTCGAGGTCGCCTCGGACATTGACGAGGGCGCGACGCCCTCTCCCCATGGCGACGTGGTCCGCGCGGGCGGCCCTGGGTCGCGAACCGAAGGGGGCCGCGCGGGCGGCGCCCCGGCACGTGTCGAAGGAGTCATCGATGGGATCCAGTAA
- a CDS encoding DUF4340 domain-containing protein, which yields MKTEHRIYIALAVLALLGLGVYFTQKKQKDELAAHSATAATADLPKVGVSKEDVEKVTKIAIKNADKSDVTLEKKGDTWEVTKPVNAKANAANVRSLLDNLKELKLKEVIDRTNGTYPQYELTNEKAVHVVAYKGEEKALDLYLGKSGSRGQMARVDGKDGVFVAGGYSSYLYTREPKNWRETSILKFEDENAIQVSVENKNGLFSFSKNGDKWAGTFAQRDKGGKLGAASAKWEKFDEAKVKDLLRAYKNLGAEDFGDEKSDTGLDAAASNGGIITIKLKDNAGDFTVKVGKIAKGSSRYATKEGGDGTIYVLSSWSADWALAEPKRFEKTEKKDDKKGEDAHEDEAAGHMGLDDGE from the coding sequence ATGAAGACCGAGCACAGAATCTACATCGCCCTCGCCGTCCTCGCGCTCCTCGGCCTCGGCGTGTACTTCACGCAGAAGAAGCAGAAGGACGAGCTCGCCGCGCACTCGGCGACCGCCGCCACGGCGGATCTGCCGAAGGTGGGCGTCTCGAAGGAAGACGTCGAGAAGGTCACGAAGATCGCGATCAAGAACGCCGACAAGTCCGACGTGACGCTCGAGAAGAAGGGCGACACGTGGGAGGTCACGAAGCCCGTCAACGCCAAGGCGAACGCGGCGAACGTGCGGAGCCTCCTCGACAACCTGAAGGAGCTCAAGCTGAAGGAGGTCATCGACCGGACGAACGGCACGTACCCTCAGTACGAGCTCACCAACGAGAAGGCGGTCCACGTCGTCGCGTACAAGGGTGAGGAGAAGGCGCTCGACCTGTACCTCGGCAAGAGCGGCTCGCGCGGCCAGATGGCGCGCGTCGACGGGAAGGACGGCGTCTTCGTCGCGGGCGGCTACTCGAGCTACCTCTACACGCGGGAGCCGAAGAACTGGCGCGAGACGTCGATCCTCAAGTTCGAGGACGAGAACGCCATCCAGGTCTCGGTCGAGAACAAGAACGGCCTGTTCAGCTTCTCGAAGAACGGCGACAAGTGGGCCGGCACGTTCGCCCAGCGCGACAAGGGCGGCAAGCTGGGCGCGGCCTCCGCGAAGTGGGAGAAGTTCGACGAGGCCAAGGTGAAGGACCTGCTGCGCGCCTACAAGAACCTCGGCGCGGAGGACTTCGGCGACGAGAAGTCGGACACCGGGCTCGACGCGGCGGCCTCGAACGGCGGGATCATCACGATCAAGCTCAAGGACAACGCGGGCGACTTCACCGTCAAGGTGGGCAAGATCGCGAAGGGGTCGAGCCGCTACGCCACGAAGGAAGGCGGCGATGGCACGATCTACGTGCTGTCGTCGTGGTCGGCCGACTGGGCCCTCGCGGAGCCGAAGAGGTTCGAGAAGACCGAGAAGAAGGACGACAAGAAGGGCGAAGACGCCCATGAAGACGAGGCGGCGGGCCACATGGGCCTGGACGACGGCGAGTAG